Genomic segment of Mastomys coucha isolate ucsf_1 unplaced genomic scaffold, UCSF_Mcou_1 pScaffold5, whole genome shotgun sequence:
tttatttatatattttttgccTTTATCCTCCCCCACATTGCTTTTCTAGAGatattcctaaaataaaataaaataaacctgccgggcggtggtggcgcacgcctttaatcccagcacttgggaggcagaggcaggtggatttctgagttcgaggacagcctggtctacagagtgagttccaggacagccagggctacacagagaaaccctgtctcgaaaaaaccaataaaataaaataaaataaaataaacctggAATGGGAGCTGATAAAGAATCATCATTTATAGCAATTCTGCAGTGCTATTaatgtcaagaaagaaaaaagggaagggagggggagggggaaggtcaGAGATTGGGAGGAGGGCACAAAGCCCCACAGAAGTGTTCCTGGGCTAGGTCTGCAGCTCATGCTTACGTAAcactcacaaagccctgggtccaGTCCTCTGCCCAGCAGAGACCAGGGGTGTTGGCATATGCTTGCAGTTCTATCAGTGGGAGATGTGGAGTCAGGAGGGTCAgaggttcaaagccatcctgggctatataggtAGTTCGAGGTTACTTGGGACTATATAAGATtcatctttcaaaaacaaacagaaaacagggagagaggaaagaaaaggaaaaaagagaggctggagcgatggctccaTTATTAAAAATACCTGTTCTCgcagaaaacccaagttcagttcccagcacccacatggtagttcacaaccgcCTGCAACGCACGCAGTGCCAGGAGATAGCTCTAATGCCCTCTTCAgatctccttgggcaccaggaatgcatatggtacacagacatatgtttaagcaactctctctctctctctctctctctctctctctctctctctctctctttctctctctctcttcctctttctctctctttaaaatcatttttaaagaaaaaagtatttcctggtttataaaattatttactttttttgcatgggtgggggtgtgtgtttcgagatagggtttctctgtgtagccctggctgtcctggaactcactctgtagaccaggctggcctcaaactcagaaatccacctgcctctgcctcccaagtgctaggactaaaggcgtgcgccaacaccgcctggctaaaattattaaataaaaaaaaaaaaaaaagagtatttcctGATTCAGTATAGTACAGATTACATTTTTTGATGTAGGAAGCTCTGTCCTGTCTCTTTCACCATGCAGTGTCTAGGTGGATGTAGAGTCACAGACCTGGGAAGTATGTAGTGAGCATGTAGTGCGGTTAAGCTGAGGGACAGCAGATACTGTAGAAAGAACAGACCACCAGcagtcaggctggccttcagaTCTGACCTCTCATTCGCTGGTTGACACTGATGGATGCTGAAGCATCAAGGCCCTCTAGGTTCTGGACTAGGGTGTAGATTAGTGGCGGAGCTTGTgtttagcatgtacaaggcctgggttcagtctacagcaccacaaaaagaaaaaggtaccTCTTGCCCCAAAATACTTTGACCAGAGAATCCCAGCAACAGTGATgtcccaggttcctgccttctgAACCCTGGGTAAAGGAAGCCCTGATCGCTGGGTGGTTTATTTGGGCACCGTAACAGACACAAACACTTGTCGCCTCCTCTTTTCAGCAGATAAACATCACAGTCGAGGTCGGAAGAATCAGCCACTTTCTTCATCTTTCCATGACATCTTAAATCCCCTCAAAGACCATGGCTTGAGATCAGAACccagagacaaagaggaaaataGGCAAACCCTCCCCTATTCCTACAGCATTAATCACCCCTGCTTTGCCGACATAGAAGACAGCCTTTCCAGCCAGATCAACGAGAGTCTGCGTTGGGATGGGATTCTCACCGACCCTGAGGCAGAAAAGGAAAGGATCCGCATCTACAAGCTGAACCGAAGGAAGCGGTACCGCCTCGTGGCCCTCAAGGGCTTCCATTCGGACCCCTGCGTGGAGGAGAGCGTGGAAAACCTACCCTACCTCTCAGACAAAGATTGCAGCCCAGGCAGCAAGCAGCCCAGCTTGAAGGGCGACCACCCTCACAGTTACTTCGAGGCCTCCAAGCTCCTGCACCCAGAATTAGCCACCACTGCAACAGACTGACATCTGTCCTTCCTGCTGTCAAGCTCCTCTTTGTCCCACGtttatatgtttaaaaagaatcataataaaaagaaatcagacCGGAAGCTGATGCTTGTGGTGTGGGGGCTGGCACCCCAGGTACTTAGGAGTACCTTCTTTATTGCGAAGGTACCCTTGGGAccagagaggtggttcagtggttaagagcctgtgggtgggcagtggtggtgcatgcccttaatcccagcacttagaaggcagaggcaggcggatctctgagtctgaggacagtttggtctacatggagagttccaggacagccagggctacacagagaaactgtcttgaataACCTGAAtatatactgctcttccagaggaccaagcgTTCCACTCGCAGCACTTACCCACATcaggttgctcacaaccatcagtgacATGAGCTCCAGGAAGATTTGATGCTTCTAGCCTCCTCCACAggcatctacacatacacacacacacacacacacacacacacacgaacacacaaacacacatgctcacagacacaAGCACGCTCGGTTAAAAtggtaaacatttaaataaaaaacaacgaGAAGCATTCCTTTGTGAGCACAGCGCTGTATCTATCAGAATTTCCTTTTCCTTAAGTAAGATGTCATCTCTGTTATTTAATTTCTCACCACAATTTGACATTTGTAAGTCGCCcctaagagggaaaaaaagtgtgtgtgtagtctgtaaATATTCTTAAGCTGATTTCTTGGATAAAACTCTTATAGTGTGAGTATCCCAGGGGAATACATCCCAGTTTAATTAAactcctaattctcctgcctccacctctaaaGTGCCGGGATTACATGTGTGCAGCACCACAACCAGCCAGATACATTATTCTTTTAATTAACTACACTACTTGCTCTTATGTGTCATTTAAAATCTGGGTTCTAGGGGACTGGGTTTTCCAGAGGGTCCAGATTCAAGccccagcagtcacatggtggctaacaactgtctgtaactccggTTTCAGGGGATACaaacttcttctggcctcctcagatacCAGTGGTATACAAATTTACATGCGtgggaaaacacccatacatatataaaaacaaaatcattttttatcctgtgcaattttttaaaaattcaaaacagggttactttgtgtagccctggctgtcttggaacttgatcTATGGACCAGACTAGCcccaaactcaaagatctgcctgcctctgcctccagagtgctgggatcaaactcgTGTGCTACTACCACCTAGAACTAGTGTTTTTAagttaacaataacaaaaatctgGGTTCTAAAACTTCATACATGGAAGTAATTATGAGAATGTTGCTtttctagatgtgtgtgtgtgtgtgtatgtgtgtactttgtgtgtgctctctctcagtgtgtgtgtgtactctgctctctctcagtatgtgtgtgtatatactctgtgtgtgctctctctctctcagtgcatgtgtgtgtgtgtatgtgtgtgtgtgctttgtgtgtgcactctctccgtgtgtgtactctctctctctcagtgtgtgcatgtgtgtgtgtgtgtgtgtgtgtgtgtgtgtgtgtgtataaggattGAAGCTAGGGCCTGGTGCATGCAAACATTCGTCATGgagctaatatccaaattaaattcaattttaaaaaaatgttttggccaggcctggtggtgtacacctttaatgccaatacttgggaggcagaggcacggaGATCTCTGTTTATATCACAAGCTCCATGTGGCCAGGACAATAAAAACAGATGCtgtctcaaatttttttttttaattttatatagttttacTTTTCAATTGTTTTGAGCACTGAGATTGAAACTAAGCTCTgccccagccctctttttactCTTTatctgaaacatttaaaaaattattttacgtATAGGTGTTCTGcctatatatatgtctatgttcCGTGTGTGTGCCCAgttccttcagaggccagaagagggtgttaaatATTATTCTGGATTTATCAAatagttgtgagccgccatgtacGGGCTGGGAACTCaggtcgtctggaagagcagctggtgcttgtaaccactgagccatctctccagtcccatctttatactttttaaaagatttaaaagtcaattatgtgtatatgggtgaCTCTGAGTATAGGTATAGATATGTGCACATGGGTATGGGTACCTACAGAAGCccaaagaggacatcagatcccctggagctggagttaaagtgTCTGTGAGTGACCTGATGTGAGAGATGGGATAGAACTCAGATCTTCCACAAGAACAGTGCACTttcaaccactaagccacctctccagcccgattttacttt
This window contains:
- the CUNH17orf97 gene encoding protein LIAT1 isoform X2, giving the protein MAGHGGTGTAEYGEEGEDEEEEEAQEGGAEGSPGSKLPPIVGTTSELAKRKVKKKKKKKKTKGSGKGDDKHHSRGRKNQPLSSSFHDILNPLKDHGLRSEPRDKEENRQTLPYSYSINHPCFADIEDSLSSQINESLRWDGILTDPEAEKERIRIYKLNRRKRYRLVALKGFHSDPCVEESVENLPYLSDKDCSPGSKQPSLKGDHPHSYFEASKLLHPELATTATD
- the CUNH17orf97 gene encoding protein LIAT1 isoform X1 — translated: MAGHGGTGTAEYGEEGEDEEEEEAQEGGAEGSPGSKLPPIVGTTSELAKRKVKKKKKKKKTKGSGKGDADKHHSRGRKNQPLSSSFHDILNPLKDHGLRSEPRDKEENRQTLPYSYSINHPCFADIEDSLSSQINESLRWDGILTDPEAEKERIRIYKLNRRKRYRLVALKGFHSDPCVEESVENLPYLSDKDCSPGSKQPSLKGDHPHSYFEASKLLHPELATTATD